One Nematostella vectensis chromosome 10, jaNemVect1.1, whole genome shotgun sequence genomic window carries:
- the LOC5510209 gene encoding bone morphogenetic protein 1, translating into MVNTGLASLYVVLAIFVRKNLSLIDDCYGTKTLRAYSTDNFVTSRYYPSNYPYSSTCYVKFEAYSYAYEVRLSFDSFSLQSASSNGVCYDYVKIYDGSSTYSTLLGTFCGSNIPPVIVSSGRYLYLKFYSGSYTTSTGFQIRFKQIYSYPSSTTCTTTNSFSKNNNLQLYATSYSKYLNSPSWPLSYPNSMQCTWVISAPSSYYIKITSVSKSMEYDFGCDNDYIRVRNGNSASSGLIGDYCGSSSMSVQSTGSYMWIRFRSNQGANIYTGFQIKYIAVKKSTSSSSLTGIIVGVLVAIGVVVGIVVAAICCCKKTGRPGAVAVPMATTTVTTVTNGPPLQQRQQHPPPGHPPMGGGYPGQQPGGPPPSYDSTMQQGGSYPPGQQPYPGQQAYQGQPGAYPQGQPYPGQSYPQGQEPYPEKGGYPPAGVGQHSGPYPGQPGMVGPPPMGGPPPMGGPPGGYPPPPPPPGAGDPAYPPPVSM; encoded by the exons TGCTGGCCATTTTTGTGCGCAAGAATTTGTCACTGATTG ATGATTGTTATGGCACCAAGACCCTGAGAGCCTACTCAACAGACAATTTCGTGACTTCACGTTACTACCCATCCAATTACCCTTATAGCAGTACTTGCTATGTAAAATTCGAGGCCTATTCATATGCCTATGAAGTCCGTCTCTCCTTTGACTCTTTCAGCCTTCAATCTGCATCTAGCAATGGTGTTTGCTATGACTATGTGAAAATCTACGATGGTAGTTCTACTTATAGTACCCTGCTGGGCACATTCTGTGGCTCCAATATCCCACCAGTTATTGTGTCTTCTGGAAGATATCTGTATTTGAAGTTTTACAGCGGCTCATATACCACCAGTACTGGTTTCCAAATTAGATTCAAGCAGATTTACTCCT atCCTTCTTCTACAACCTGCACGACCACAAACTCCTTctcaaaaaacaacaatttgcAACTGTATGCTACCAGCTACAGCAAATATCTAAACAGTCCAAGTTGGCCCTTATCCTATCCAAACAGTATGCAGTGCACATGGGTGATCTCTGCGCCCTCTTCATACTACATCAA GATAACTTCAGTCTCCAAGTCTATGGAGTATGATTTTGGCTGTGATAATGACTACATCAGAGTGAGAAATGGTAACAGTGCAAGCAGTGGGTTAATTGGTGACTACTGCGGCTCCTCATCCATGTCAGTCCAATCCACCGGCAGCTACATGTGGATTCGATTTCGCTCCAACCAAGGCGCCAACATATACACAGGCTTTCAAATCAAGTACATAGCAGTAAAAAAAT CAACTTCTAGCAGCTCACTGACTGGCATAATTGTTGGGGTGCTGGTGGCAATTGGTGTTGTTGTGGGAATCGTAGTGGCAGCCATTTGTTGCTGCAAGAAAACAGGCCGACCAGGTGCTGTTGCTGTTCCGATGGCTACTACCACAGTCACAACAGTTACCAATGGACCCCCACTTCAACAGCGCCAGCAGCACCCTCCACCAGGGCATCCTCCGATGGGTGGTGGATACCCAGGGCAGCAACCAGGTGGACCTCCACCATCCTACGACAGCACCATGCAACAAGGTGGGTCCTATCCACCTGGACAACAACCCTACCCTGGACAGCAAGCCTACCAAGGACAACCTGGTGCCTACCCCCAAGGACAGCCTTACCCCGGACAGTCATACCCTCAGGGCCAGGAGCCTTATCCAGAGAAGGGTGGGTACCCACCAGCAGGGGTGGGGCAGCATTCTGGTCCATACCCAGGTCAGCCCGGAATGGTGGGCCCTCCACCAATGGGAGGTCCACCACCTATGGGAGGTCCACCTGGAGGATACCCTCCACCTCCTCCTCCACCAGGTGCTGGCGACCCTGCATATCCTCCGCCTGTTTCTATGTAA
- the LOC116617004 gene encoding uncharacterized protein LOC116617004 — MSGIESLNAKTSKDQKENIYHSLENHRDKIDPMLGIGPILQTGTSRHGQRGTVTTQHVTRQPLVGRATGQWGRGGLGEAPRDGPSTGCQGYASRVNYVEERGRPMSATPAPDHNSRIESVWSPQPVILEQVEDKGNWRRARTLHGVLRTERGDMVPPLSDRRPEPHAIRRRTGYKLYPSRTEVARSDNSIVTRVAQHYINVPIPGKRPGQNAFRPQTDNKPWPKSCTENAPYENSIDAKTVQDNIKVMVKDLDRAGGVQTTSYASGYQGRERSIPSINSRGCGIKTDGQKVEVGRGTGPPCTTEHSIKTRVSDATSNNILEVKVDVRKPILLHVSLSEDHELTEKELKYERKARRRLMRSLSIPHSKVSSADELCSPKDGTVRMDSPQGKNKVEDASDDIRVSDSNGLKVPRAQQLRSKSLPVNAVHSLQRLRRKPSSEMFPLRYFAYLGRRFQPRGRLPSTQDIHTARPIILTSTSVVSPDASDGIRTQINQLQPGFETTQKANDWTECVECATCVCCVKGAIYHCTKDTETEGEMADQPCACEGPYCFIRWTILGALSLCLPCLCLYLPLQGCRKCMQHARGRGRYYKDIELESYLASPGQ; from the coding sequence ATGTCAGGCATAGAGTCACTGAACGCAAAAACCAGCAAAGACCAGAAAGAAAACATATACCACTCCCTAGAAAACCACAGAGACAAAATAGATCCCATGTTAGGAATTGGACCCATTTTACAAACTGGGACATCACGCCACGGTCAGCGGGGAACTGTTACTACGCAACATGTTACCAGGCAACCACTTGTAGGACGAGCAACTGGTCAGTGGGGCCGCGGGGGACTGGGTGAGGCGCCAAGAGATGGGCCAAGCACAGGGTGCCAAGGATACGCATCTAGAGTGAATTACGTCGAGGAGAGAGGGAGGCCCATGAGTGCGACGCCCGCACCGGACCACAACTCGCGTATAGAATCAGTATGGAGTCCCCAACCTGTAATATTAGAGCAAGTGGAGGACAAAGGAAACTGGCGTAGGGCACGTACATTGCATGGTGTGCTTAGAACGGAGCGGGGAGACATGGTGCCTCCATTATCCGACAGACGGCCAGAGCCGCATGCGATAAGGCGGCGGACGGGTTACAAGTTGTATCCGTCACGCACCGAAGTTGCCCGATCAGATAACTCTATTGTTACAAGAGTCGCACAGCATTATATAAATGTTCCGATACCGGGTAAACGGCCAGGTCAGAATGCGTTTCGACCACAAACTGATAACAAGCCCTGGCCGAAGTCATGCACCGAGAATGCGCCATATGAAAACTCTATTGACGCGAAAACTGTGCAGGATAACATTAAAGTCATGGTTAAAGACCTGGATCGTGCGGGAGGTGTGCAAACGACTAGCTATGCGAGTGGCTATCAAGGTCGGGAACGAAGCATACCCTCCATTAATTCACGAGGGTGTGGGATTAAAACGGACGGCCAAAAAGTCGAAGTAGGCAGGGGTACTGGACCACCTTGTACTACTGAACATAGCATCAAGACTAGAGTATCAGATGCGACTAGTAACAACATACTAGAGGTGAAAGTCGACGTACGAAAACCAATATTACTACACGTTAGTCTATCTGAGGACCATGAACTTACagaaaaagaattaaaataCGAGAGGAAAGCAAGACGAAGGTTGATGCGTAGCTTATCGATACCTCACAGTAAGGTTAGTAGTGCGGATGAACTTTGCAGTCCGAAGGATGGGACGGTTCGGATGGACTCACCACAAGGCAAAAACAAGGTTGAGGATGCTAGTGATGACATACGAGTGTCAGACAGCAATGGGTTAAAAGTACCCAGAGCGCAGCAGTTGCGCAGTAAATCTCTCCCTGTGAACGCGGTCCACAGTCTCCAAAGACTGCGAAGAAAACCATCCAGTGAGATGTTTCCGCTGCGCTATTTCGCATACCTCGGGAGGCGTTTTCAGCCAAGGGGACGCCTGCCCTCTACGCAAGATATCCACACAGCGCGTCCCATAATTCTCACCAGCACAAGCGTCGTGTCTCCCGATGCCTCGGACGGTATTCGTACGCAAATCAATCAACTCCAGCCGGGGTTTGAGACAACACAAAAAGCAAACGACTGGACGGAGTGCGTGGAGTGTGCCACGTGCGTTTGTTGCGTTAAGGGGGCTATCTATCACTGCACTAAAGATACAGAGACGGAGGGAGAGATGGCAGATCAGCCATGCGCATGCGAAGGTCCGTACTGCTTCATTCGCTGGACAATCCTCGGAGCACTGTCTCTTTGCTTGCCGTGCTTATGTTTGTATTTGCCGCTTCAGGGATGTAGGAAATGCATGCAGCATGCGCGTGGACGAGGCCGGTACTATAAGGACATTGAATTGGAATCCTATTTAGCTTCGCCTGGTCAGTAA